CGGTAGCCTCTAAGCAGAACTTTACGTCATCAGGCTTTAAACCGAGTCTTTCCAATGCCTGCAAAAGCTTATTCATTCCTTTATGGTTATTGTCTAGATGCATTTTTAAGACTATATCACCGGAGTCGTTTACGAGGCATACTTCGTGACTGTGTTTAGCCACATCAATACCGCCATAGAACATGATTTACATCCTCGCTTTCACTGAATTAGGCAGGGTTCCCGCAATCCTCTATAAGTCTCAACCTTGCGCGTAACTCGAGGCATGCAGCAAGCTACATCCGCAACGTGCTCATTCGAGACATCTCATAGAGGAGGGGCTTCACTCTTAATTTCGGGACAGCGAAAGAGCTTCCCAAGGAGGAAGATCGAAGTCCCCTGCCGCTACGAGAAATATTAGCTAAGTTTTATCAGAATTCCTGTGTGGTTGTCAAAAAACTTTGAATGACCCTTAATTACATTATTAAAGCTAACTATATTGTACAAGGAGGATGGGTAAAATGGCATATGGAATCCATACAGCTACAAATGTATCTAATGTTTTAAATTGTCTCAAAAATAATGGTAAAACTTTTGTTGGAAGATACTTTGCAGTTACTAATACTTGGAAATCATTGACTAAAATTGAAGCTCAAAATATTTCTTCTGCGGGACTATATATTGTATCAATTTGGGAAGACGGTCCTGCTGATAAACCTTCGTATTTCACATATGATCAAGGTAAAAAAGATGGTAACAATGCTTTTCACTATGCTGCAGATATTCAGCAGACAGCTAATACCCCTGTTTTTTTTGCTGTAGATTTTGATGCTACTTCATCACATAAACAAGCTATTCTAGATTACTTTGTAGGAGTTAGAGATGGTTACTTACAATACCTTTATGAGCGTCGGAAATATGGTGAAGAAGAAATTTATTACAAAATTGGCGTATATGGAAGCTATGATGTACTAACTTGGTGTAAAGAACAAGACATTGCAACCTACTTCTTCCAAGCATATGCTCCAGCTTGGAGTAACGGGAGAAACAAAGATCCATGGCCTGGCTATCATTTACGTCAACTTGGTTCAAATCAGGATCTTTGTAATATTAAAGTGGATCCTGATGAATCAAGCGGTGCTGCTGGTGGGTGGAAATATTAAAAAAAGTTAGCCCGAATATCACTAAAAGCTGCCTATCTTTTATAGGCAGCTCAGACTGTCGACAAAGTAACTGTCGACAGTCTTTTTTTGCAAAAGCCAGTACAAAAATCATCAGCTTTTTAGTAAAATTAAAGAAGATACAAAAATATTGTGGGGCGATGAAATGTTAACGAAGAAAAATCGAGAAATAATAGAGCAGGTAGAATTAGTAAGCATCGATAGCTTAGTACCTCAAGACCATCTCCTTAGGGCAGTAGAAGAAAGCATCGACTTTAATTTCATTTATGATGAAGTAAAAGACCTATATAGCGAAAATACAGGAAGACCTAGTATTGACCCGGTAGTGTTAATTAAGCTACTCATGCTCCAAGCATTGTATGGAATCCGCTCCATGCGCCAAACCATCAGAGAAGTAGAAGTCAATGTAGCTTACCGTTGGTTTTTAGGCTATGGATTACAAGAAAAAATACCTCACTTTTCAACTTTTGGAAAAAACTATGAACGGCGGTTTAAGGAAAGTGATCTATTTGAAAAGATATTCGAGCGGGTGTTGATGGAAGCAATAGAATGCGGGTTTGTTAAAACAGATGCAGTATTTATCGATGCTACTCACATAAAAGCCAGTGCCAATAAGAATAAATATATCGAGAAAGTCGCTAAGCAACGGACTCAAAAATATAAGAAAGAACTTTTAAAAGAAATCAACGCCGAACGGGAAGCAAACGGTAAAAAGCCCTTTGAAGAAGAAGATGATGATGACGATAACAACAAAGGAGAAAATAGCTCTAAAAAAGTCAGGGTAAGCACCACAGATCCTGAAAGTGGGATGTTTCAAAAAGGGGAAAAAGAGCGCTGCTTTGCCTACACAGCTTCTGTAGCCTGTGACCGGAACAACTTTGTCCTTGGTGTCAAAATAGCACCTGGAAATGTTCATGACAGCCAGGTATTCTCCGATTTATTTCAAGAAGTAAACGATAAATTTTCTAAAATAGAGGCGGTAGTGGTTGATGCAGGCTACAAAACCCCCGGGATATGCAGAGAAATCATTGAGGCAGGAGCGCTTCCCGTTATGCCCTACAAGAGGCCGATGACCAAAGATGGCTACTTTAAAAAACGCGAATACGTCTATGACGAATATTATGATTGTTACATATGCCCCAACAACCAAATATTAGAATACAGCACCACCAACCGGGCGGGATACCGGGAATATAGGAGCAACCCCCAAATATGCTGTAAATGTCCCATGCGCCTACAGTGCACCAAAAGTAAAAATTACACAAAAATCATAACTCGGCATATATGGGAGCATTACATAGAAATAGCGGAAGATATAAGACACACCCAATGGGGTAAAGAACTATACAAAATGCGCGGCCAGACCATCGAGCGGGTATTTGCCGATGCGAAGGAAAAGCATGGCATGCGCTATACAAATCTACGAGGCTTGAGGAAAGTTGGACATTACCTCACGCTTCTTTTCGCATGCATGAATTTAAAAAAGCTGGCTTTATGGAAGAAAAGACGGGGAACGTTTCCGCCAACAGTCCCCGCTTTACATTCGTTTTTCTTAAAAATTTTCTTCGCCTTCAACAAAAAGCCGCTTTTAGGTTATGCATCCTAAAAGCGGCTTTGTCTACAAGCTGAGCTGCCTATCTTTTATAGGCAGCTTTTTAAAAAATTCTTTTCCACGAAAGCCCGCCGCTATTGCTGTGAAGTATCTCTGTTCCCGTGTCAAGATTAATAAGTGCCCACCCTACTTTAGGATTAACGAACTGAATCTGAACTGCGCCTTTAGGATGATGGAGCTCGTTCCAAGTATTACCGCCATCGCGGGTTCCATATAGCTTTGATTCTGTTAAAACCCACCAATGGGATCTATCCGTTATATTTATAGAAATAATCCTTTCTTTTGCTCTGAAAGGAGGTGCTCCAGACCAGCTTTCCCCTTTATCATGGGTAATGAAGAAAACTACCGAATAGTCGCCTTCTTTATTCATAAACCAGACCGGTAATATCCCGGTGGACTCTTTTTCATCATTGAAAAAGATAGGGGCAGTAATATAAATACTACTGTCACTGTATTCTGATGGTATTGGAAGAATACTTTGCAGCCAGGTATAACCACCGTCCCTGGTGACATATAAACCGTACTTTCCCAGTTCGCGGTATTCGATGGTTACAAATCCGGTTTTGGTATCCGGCAGGAATACAAAGCCGTTTTTATATCCGGCATAGGGGAGAGTGCCTGGTTTTTCTAATGTAGTACCCGGACCCTGACCCTTGTGAATCATCGACCAGGAGCCGTTTATCAGTTTATATACATCGACGGGACTGCTTCCCGAAGCAGGGCCGTAATTTTTTAAAGCCCATCCGTTATAAGACTTTTCGCCGGGGATAAAGAATAGTAGCCCTAAATTAAAAGGCACCTCCTCTTCAACCCAATGCCTTCCTCCATTTTCCGTTCTGTAGAGTGTACCCTTTAAATCTCTCGAAGATACGATCCACGCCAAATCTGAATTCAGAAAATACCAGGTATAGATTTCCTTCGCACCCTGTGGGGTTACGTCTTCCCACGTTGCCCCGCCGTCGATGGTTCGGTATACTTTATCCGATCCAATAGCCCATCCTTCATTTTCCGTAACCATTTTTAAATATACCAAACTGATATTTTGAGATTGCGAATTTGTTTTATGCGCCAACTCTTCCCGCTTTATTA
The DNA window shown above is from Thermosediminibacter oceani DSM 16646 and carries:
- a CDS encoding WD40/YVTN/BNR-like repeat-containing protein; this encodes MKFKKRLFYGCLIIILVLIGVSRFNHLIKREELAHKTNSQSQNISLVYLKMVTENEGWAIGSDKVYRTIDGGATWEDVTPQGAKEIYTWYFLNSDLAWIVSSRDLKGTLYRTENGGRHWVEEEVPFNLGLLFFIPGEKSYNGWALKNYGPASGSSPVDVYKLINGSWSMIHKGQGPGTTLEKPGTLPYAGYKNGFVFLPDTKTGFVTIEYRELGKYGLYVTRDGGYTWLQSILPIPSEYSDSSIYITAPIFFNDEKESTGILPVWFMNKEGDYSVVFFITHDKGESWSGAPPFRAKERIISINITDRSHWWVLTESKLYGTRDGGNTWNELHHPKGAVQIQFVNPKVGWALINLDTGTEILHSNSGGLSWKRIF
- a CDS encoding DUF1906 domain-containing protein, whose translation is MGKMAYGIHTATNVSNVLNCLKNNGKTFVGRYFAVTNTWKSLTKIEAQNISSAGLYIVSIWEDGPADKPSYFTYDQGKKDGNNAFHYAADIQQTANTPVFFAVDFDATSSHKQAILDYFVGVRDGYLQYLYERRKYGEEEIYYKIGVYGSYDVLTWCKEQDIATYFFQAYAPAWSNGRNKDPWPGYHLRQLGSNQDLCNIKVDPDESSGAAGGWKY
- a CDS encoding IS1182 family transposase, translating into MLTKKNREIIEQVELVSIDSLVPQDHLLRAVEESIDFNFIYDEVKDLYSENTGRPSIDPVVLIKLLMLQALYGIRSMRQTIREVEVNVAYRWFLGYGLQEKIPHFSTFGKNYERRFKESDLFEKIFERVLMEAIECGFVKTDAVFIDATHIKASANKNKYIEKVAKQRTQKYKKELLKEINAEREANGKKPFEEEDDDDDNNKGENSSKKVRVSTTDPESGMFQKGEKERCFAYTASVACDRNNFVLGVKIAPGNVHDSQVFSDLFQEVNDKFSKIEAVVVDAGYKTPGICREIIEAGALPVMPYKRPMTKDGYFKKREYVYDEYYDCYICPNNQILEYSTTNRAGYREYRSNPQICCKCPMRLQCTKSKNYTKIITRHIWEHYIEIAEDIRHTQWGKELYKMRGQTIERVFADAKEKHGMRYTNLRGLRKVGHYLTLLFACMNLKKLALWKKRRGTFPPTVPALHSFFLKIFFAFNKKPLLGYAS